The proteins below are encoded in one region of Alistipes communis:
- a CDS encoding alpha/beta hydrolase, whose translation MMRTLLLTFAATLLCAGAYAADPELYCADLTYDGFTTRSYTFATRGDRTLVLEIDLPERGDAGGPRPFVVYVPGGSWRTCGIGAFRRQSAYLASQGIAGVRIVYSLVGDGADFSAGLEELQAARDLVAACAGELGLDTLRFGYVAASAGTPLAADEALSQAGCRFFVGYNGIYDLTRRIDGSRFPEEGTPYLAPFSDGELRDFSPVNRIGADPPAVALFHGRADRTISWKQSQLFCDAVRAADGRAEIVLYDDARHGFFNYGKSDYHEEVTRKTAAFIFSVLGE comes from the coding sequence ATGATGAGAACATTATTACTGACTTTCGCCGCGACGCTCCTCTGTGCGGGCGCGTATGCTGCCGATCCCGAACTCTATTGCGCCGACCTGACTTACGACGGCTTCACTACGCGGTCGTATACCTTCGCAACCCGCGGCGACCGGACGCTCGTATTGGAGATCGACCTGCCCGAGCGGGGCGATGCCGGCGGGCCCCGGCCGTTCGTCGTCTACGTTCCCGGCGGCAGCTGGCGAACATGCGGCATCGGCGCCTTCCGCCGCCAGTCGGCCTATCTGGCTTCGCAGGGGATCGCGGGCGTACGGATCGTCTACTCGCTCGTCGGCGACGGGGCCGATTTCAGCGCGGGATTGGAGGAGTTGCAGGCGGCCCGAGACCTCGTGGCGGCATGCGCCGGCGAACTGGGGCTGGATACGCTGCGGTTCGGTTACGTCGCGGCGTCGGCTGGAACGCCGCTGGCGGCCGACGAGGCGCTGTCGCAGGCAGGTTGCCGTTTTTTCGTGGGATACAACGGGATTTACGACCTGACGCGCCGGATCGACGGCTCGCGTTTTCCGGAAGAGGGGACGCCCTATCTGGCGCCCTTCTCCGACGGGGAGCTGCGGGACTTTTCGCCCGTGAACCGGATTGGGGCCGATCCGCCCGCCGTCGCGCTGTTCCACGGCCGGGCCGACCGCACGATCTCGTGGAAGCAGTCGCAGCTGTTTTGCGATGCGGTTCGTGCGGCGGACGGACGTGCCGAGATCGTTCTCTACGACGACGCCCGCCACGGCTTCTTCAATTACGGGAAGTCCGACTACCACGAGGAGGTCACCCGCAAGACGGCGGCGTTCATCTTCTCCGTGTTGGGCGAGTAG
- a CDS encoding sulfatase gives MCGKDRFRNLALLSAGTLAGTLAGTEAASAEGRNGSEAPKKPNILFFLVDDLGWSDIGCFGSRFHETPNIDRLAEEGVRFTNAYAACHVSSPTRASLMTGRYPASIRLTDWLPGRKNWPFQRLLNAPVEQHLPFEEITVAETLRDNGYATAIIGKWHLGKGDSNPLAHGFDEHIPLGYNEGWPQGYYAPFRLNGYEGEEGEYLTDVMTREATKYIEEHKDGPFFLYMSHFAVHDPIQGRKDLVEKYRRKLATMHYEGDPYILEGNPDDPDPLTRGELDSLVHTKAYQGYRVLPQRTVKIKQHQDNIEFAAMVEAMDESLGVIRRKLEELGIADNTIVIFYSDNGGMAGANFGRPDRRIAKDALDRAYATSSLPLRGAKGWMYEGGIRVPMIVCYPGVGRAGTECDVPVISNDFYYTLLDMASVDVPKEKVCEGESIVPLLEGGKIEKRALYWHFPHYSNHGMQSPGGAIRYGDYKLLEYFENGTVQLFDLKTDLGEQHDLSAEKPGVVKKLRKMLHAWRESVGASMPEPNPNFTGDKR, from the coding sequence ATGTGCGGTAAGGATAGATTCAGAAATCTGGCCCTGTTGAGCGCCGGCACGCTGGCCGGTACGCTCGCGGGCACGGAGGCCGCTTCGGCCGAGGGCAGGAACGGCAGCGAGGCGCCGAAGAAGCCCAATATTCTCTTTTTCCTCGTGGACGACCTCGGTTGGAGCGACATCGGTTGTTTCGGCAGCCGGTTCCATGAAACGCCCAATATCGACCGGCTGGCCGAGGAGGGAGTGCGTTTTACGAACGCCTATGCGGCCTGCCACGTCTCTTCGCCGACGCGGGCGAGCCTCATGACGGGGCGTTATCCGGCGAGCATCCGCCTCACCGACTGGTTGCCCGGCCGTAAGAACTGGCCCTTCCAGCGTCTGCTCAACGCTCCTGTCGAGCAACACCTTCCCTTCGAGGAGATCACCGTGGCCGAGACTTTGCGCGACAACGGTTACGCGACGGCGATCATCGGCAAGTGGCACCTCGGCAAGGGCGATTCCAATCCGTTGGCGCACGGGTTCGACGAGCATATTCCGTTGGGGTATAACGAAGGCTGGCCACAGGGTTACTACGCACCGTTCCGGCTGAACGGCTACGAAGGCGAGGAGGGCGAATATCTGACCGACGTGATGACGCGCGAGGCTACCAAATACATCGAGGAGCACAAGGACGGCCCGTTCTTCCTCTACATGTCGCATTTCGCGGTTCACGATCCCATCCAGGGGCGGAAGGATCTGGTCGAGAAGTACCGCAGGAAGCTGGCGACGATGCACTACGAGGGCGATCCCTATATTCTCGAAGGCAATCCCGACGATCCCGATCCGCTGACGCGCGGGGAGTTGGATTCGCTGGTGCACACCAAAGCCTACCAGGGCTACCGCGTCCTGCCGCAGCGCACCGTCAAGATCAAGCAGCATCAGGACAATATCGAGTTCGCAGCCATGGTCGAAGCGATGGACGAGAGCCTGGGCGTCATCCGCCGGAAGCTCGAAGAGCTCGGCATCGCGGACAACACGATCGTGATTTTCTATTCGGACAATGGCGGCATGGCAGGCGCCAACTTCGGCCGTCCCGACCGCAGGATCGCCAAGGATGCGCTCGACAGGGCCTATGCCACGTCGAGTCTGCCGCTGCGCGGCGCCAAAGGGTGGATGTACGAGGGCGGCATCCGCGTGCCGATGATCGTCTGCTATCCGGGCGTCGGCCGCGCGGGGACGGAGTGCGACGTGCCGGTCATCAGCAACGACTTCTACTATACGCTGCTGGACATGGCTTCGGTCGATGTCCCGAAGGAGAAGGTCTGCGAGGGCGAGAGCATCGTACCGTTGCTCGAAGGCGGGAAGATCGAGAAGCGTGCGCTCTACTGGCACTTCCCCCATTACAGCAATCACGGTATGCAGAGCCCCGGCGGTGCGATTCGGTACGGCGATTACAAATTGCTGGAGTATTTCGAGAACGGAACCGTCCAGCTGTTCGATCTGAAAACCGATCTCGGCGAGCAGCACGACCTGTCGGCCGAGAAGCCCGGCGTGGTGAAGAAGCTGCGTAAGATGCTGCACGCGTGGCGCGAGTCGGTCGGCGCTTCCATGCCGGAGCCGAACCCGAATTTCACGGGCGACAAGCGATAG
- a CDS encoding BACON domain-containing protein — protein MKSLRSFPKLISAVLLVCAASLAWSCSDDDTGDDAFIPTFTLPEQPVIKNNYASQNNTITVVASHDVSWTAAKTDEQADWLTITSASGKGNGNIVFTLTEKDTPGRRSTTIAVTGTSERDSRTLSGTVTVEQMGSEPTIVMEPVGSVSLPWTGAEAYTVQIVSNVNWRAELTVVSGGEGWIAKTAPAADVEGDGAVVLSVSENESTESRQAKLTVVYVDDPTVKAELTINQQKQGERHRIEFAGMTTLLGNDGNTTLEYAPVGGGESVILNDVEVEVGTDLTTVYYMEEIPNGEYELKRVGSVEINALFTLSNGQISYVERWNPAFGCFGGESEERPIAIGKRSDIEALASSVNAGESYAGIYFVQTADIALGGSWTAIGTSDKKFSGNYDGRNFAITGLKIAATAAGQGLFGYVGGVAASEDGTTPAVAAALRNITVKGAGSTPSDNDSDAGFDITATAGFVGGIAANVTGNTVVSNCRNYAHVRVTISTGANGAGNSGGVIGEVGGTDVSIDKCVNYGKIVVYSASNTLVNNVGGVIGNMSGGSEERPTIVAECYNYGDISFIGNTGGVAGNVGNGNIQLRRCGNYGALAATAGNGRTGGVAGGSSGVIDECFNLGTVSCSPANGNNTGGIVGWVGGSAVVSNTYNKGTVTYTAANSGTLVGNKSAAGSKIVNCYNAGRAQKDASGTALGTTGGAINGGAKNNGTNVSGCYYLSGNGNDLGQNGTSPDDVSRVKALSQAEMQVAAPSAEAFTDWDVSVWNFESGSYPTLKNNPEKPL, from the coding sequence ATGAAAAGTCTCAGATCTTTTCCGAAACTTATTTCAGCCGTACTGCTCGTCTGTGCGGCATCGCTCGCGTGGAGCTGCTCGGACGACGATACCGGCGACGACGCCTTCATCCCGACGTTCACGCTGCCCGAGCAGCCCGTCATCAAGAACAATTACGCCTCGCAGAACAATACGATCACCGTGGTGGCGTCGCACGACGTGTCGTGGACAGCGGCCAAGACCGACGAACAGGCCGACTGGCTGACGATCACGTCGGCCAGCGGCAAGGGTAACGGCAACATCGTCTTCACGCTCACGGAGAAGGATACGCCGGGCAGGCGTTCGACCACGATCGCCGTGACCGGCACTTCGGAGCGCGATTCCCGGACGCTTTCCGGCACGGTGACGGTCGAGCAGATGGGCTCGGAGCCGACGATCGTCATGGAGCCTGTCGGCAGCGTGTCGCTGCCGTGGACGGGCGCCGAGGCCTATACGGTGCAGATCGTCTCCAACGTGAACTGGCGCGCCGAACTGACCGTCGTGTCGGGCGGCGAGGGTTGGATCGCCAAGACTGCGCCTGCGGCCGACGTCGAGGGCGACGGCGCCGTGGTGCTCTCCGTGTCCGAGAACGAATCGACCGAGAGCCGTCAGGCGAAGCTGACGGTGGTCTATGTCGACGATCCGACCGTGAAGGCGGAACTGACGATCAACCAGCAGAAACAGGGAGAACGCCACCGGATCGAATTCGCGGGCATGACCACGCTGCTCGGTAACGACGGCAATACGACGCTCGAATACGCACCTGTCGGCGGCGGCGAGAGCGTGATCCTGAACGACGTGGAGGTGGAGGTCGGCACCGACCTTACGACCGTGTACTACATGGAGGAGATTCCCAACGGGGAGTACGAACTGAAAAGGGTGGGATCGGTGGAGATCAATGCCCTGTTCACGCTCAGCAACGGCCAGATCAGCTATGTCGAGCGATGGAATCCCGCGTTCGGCTGTTTCGGTGGCGAAAGCGAGGAGCGCCCGATCGCGATCGGGAAGAGATCGGATATCGAAGCGCTGGCGTCGTCGGTCAATGCGGGCGAGTCCTATGCGGGCATCTATTTCGTGCAGACGGCCGATATCGCGCTGGGCGGCAGCTGGACGGCGATCGGCACTTCCGATAAGAAGTTCAGCGGCAACTACGACGGCCGCAATTTCGCGATCACCGGCTTGAAGATCGCAGCCACCGCGGCCGGACAGGGACTCTTCGGCTATGTCGGCGGCGTCGCGGCCTCGGAGGACGGGACGACGCCGGCCGTCGCAGCGGCGCTCAGGAACATCACGGTCAAGGGCGCCGGTTCGACGCCTTCGGACAACGACTCCGACGCAGGGTTCGACATTACGGCGACGGCCGGCTTCGTCGGCGGTATCGCGGCGAACGTGACGGGCAATACCGTCGTTTCGAACTGCCGGAACTACGCCCATGTGCGGGTGACGATCTCCACCGGAGCCAACGGCGCGGGCAACAGCGGCGGCGTGATCGGTGAGGTCGGCGGCACGGACGTGTCGATCGACAAGTGCGTGAACTACGGCAAAATCGTGGTTTACAGCGCAAGCAATACGCTGGTCAACAACGTCGGCGGCGTGATCGGCAATATGTCCGGCGGCAGCGAGGAGCGGCCGACCATCGTTGCGGAGTGCTACAATTACGGCGATATTTCGTTCATCGGCAATACCGGCGGTGTCGCGGGCAACGTCGGCAACGGCAACATCCAGCTGCGCAGATGCGGAAACTACGGCGCGCTGGCTGCCACCGCCGGCAACGGCCGAACGGGCGGCGTAGCGGGCGGCAGCAGCGGCGTGATCGACGAGTGTTTCAATCTGGGAACCGTTTCGTGCAGTCCCGCCAACGGCAACAATACCGGTGGCATCGTCGGCTGGGTAGGCGGCAGTGCAGTCGTGTCGAATACCTACAACAAGGGAACGGTCACCTATACGGCCGCCAACAGCGGAACGCTGGTCGGCAACAAGAGTGCCGCGGGCTCCAAGATCGTCAACTGCTACAATGCGGGCCGCGCCCAGAAGGATGCGTCGGGCACGGCGCTCGGTACGACCGGCGGCGCGATCAACGGCGGTGCGAAGAACAACGGCACGAACGTGTCGGGATGTTACTACCTTTCCGGTAACGGTAACGATCTGGGTCAGAACGGCACGTCGCCCGACGACGTTTCGCGCGTGAAGGCGCTGAGCCAGGCCGAGATGCAGGTAGCCGCCCCGTCGGCCGAAGCCTTCACGGACTGGGACGTTTCGGTATGGAACTTCGAAAGCGGCAGCTACCCGACCTTGAAAAACAATCCTGAAAAACCTCTTTAA
- a CDS encoding DUF5627 domain-containing protein, whose protein sequence is MKKAIMALAAAGSLLASCTNESIAFDDFERQTIYMPYQYPVRTLSLGNDRIDNSLDRQHKFNMGVCVGGYYNSNKQDWRVDFEIDPALVPDYFYRGDAKVEALPEEYYVLTPSSRAIIPKGSFSGLIEVQLTDAFFEDPKALTGAYVIPIRITGSPDTENILYGKPVDGKEDSADIHVSEDWSEKPMHFALFGVKYVNPWHGSWLRRGALIVRDRSGAVIEEECVTYREEFVEQDEVVKLTTTSLTSLETELSVGAERWTLALSVDEQTRRMTVASTPASAIEVSGTGSYKENGDSWGGTPENPTPRDAVYLNYFYERENGQRCEVLDTLVFRDRGIVFEADRPTIK, encoded by the coding sequence ATGAAAAAAGCAATTATGGCATTGGCCGCCGCCGGATCGCTGTTGGCTTCCTGCACGAACGAGTCGATCGCTTTCGACGATTTCGAGCGGCAGACGATCTACATGCCCTATCAGTATCCGGTCAGAACGCTGTCGCTGGGCAACGACCGCATCGACAATTCGCTCGACCGGCAGCATAAGTTCAACATGGGCGTCTGCGTCGGGGGATATTACAACAGCAACAAGCAGGACTGGCGGGTCGATTTCGAAATCGACCCCGCGCTGGTGCCCGACTATTTCTACCGCGGCGACGCGAAGGTGGAGGCGCTGCCCGAGGAGTATTACGTGCTCACGCCGTCGTCCCGCGCGATCATCCCCAAGGGGTCGTTCAGCGGTCTGATCGAGGTGCAGCTCACCGACGCCTTCTTCGAGGACCCGAAGGCGCTGACCGGCGCTTACGTGATCCCGATCCGGATTACGGGATCGCCCGATACCGAGAATATTCTCTACGGCAAACCGGTCGACGGGAAGGAGGATTCGGCCGATATCCACGTCTCGGAGGATTGGAGCGAGAAACCGATGCATTTCGCCCTGTTCGGTGTCAAGTACGTCAATCCGTGGCACGGGTCGTGGCTTCGCCGCGGTGCGCTCATCGTGCGCGACCGCAGCGGCGCCGTCATCGAGGAGGAGTGCGTTACCTACCGCGAGGAGTTCGTCGAGCAGGACGAGGTCGTGAAGCTGACCACCACGTCGCTGACCTCGCTCGAAACGGAACTGTCGGTCGGCGCCGAACGCTGGACGCTGGCGCTTTCGGTCGACGAGCAGACCCGCCGCATGACCGTCGCTTCGACGCCCGCTTCGGCCATTGAGGTGTCGGGCACGGGTTCCTACAAGGAGAATGGCGACAGCTGGGGCGGAACTCCCGAAAATCCCACGCCGCGCGATGCCGTCTACCTGAATTATTTTTACGAACGGGAGAACGGGCAGCGGTGCGAGGTGCTCGATACGCTGGTCTTCCGCGACCGCGGTATCGTCTTCGAGGCCGATCGTCCTACGATTAAGTAA